AGCAACGGTACCGACACCGGTAGCACCGACACCGACGATCCACATATCGGAACCAATACCTGGGGAGTGAATAGAGTCCGCCAATGGCAGGTACATGGTCCAGCCGAAGTCAGCAGCACCACCTGGGGTAAGGAAGCCTGCCAACATGGCAACAACGCCGATGGTGGTAATCCAGAAACCAAAAGCGTTCAATCGGGGGAACGCTACGTCAGGTGCGCCAATCTGGAGCGGCAGCACATAGTTAGCGAAGCCCCACACAACAGGTGTACCGAATGCAAGCAGCATGATTGTGCCGTGCATCGTGAACAACTGGTTGAATTGTTCGTTGGACAGGAACTGGAGTCCTGGGGTGAAAAGCTCGGCACGGATAAGAAGTGCCATTAAGCCACCAAGGAAGAACCACACGAAGGACATGATGATGTACATAATGCCCAGCAGTTTGTGGTCAGTGGTGGTCAACATCTTCCAGGCCAGAGAGCCAATGCGGGCCCCTCCGGTTGGTGCGGGCCGAGTTGGCTCGGAGTAATTCTCCTGCCGTGGCACCACAGCGGTCATACGATCCTCCTGACTTTATGAGATAGCGGTCCCACGTTCTAAGCGTCTGGACTGTATCTAAAAATTACGCTTCCTTATTCTAAGGGAGCGCAACGCGGATATACTAGCTATTCCCAGCTAGACTTCCCTCTACCCTACCTGTGTTCTTTGCTGGTTAAAAAGTATTTTTTGACAGCCCCTAGGGTTTTCGCCGCCACCACCTGCGGTGAGCTTAGATTTCACCCAATTTGTGTGATCGTCAACACATTTGTGACGCATGGTGCCACCAGCCCGCCACCCCCGTTCTTGGATAATCCACACCCCCAGGTGGTATCAATCCAAAGGTGGATCGAAAGATGATGATCACATTCCACCCTCATTCGTCGTAACGCAAAAAATGGCCCGGATGCTACCCCGCCCCCGAGATAGCATCCGGGCCATTTTGCCGAAATTACTTAAAAGTCCCAGTCGTCGTCGGTGGTGTTTTCAGCCTTACCAATAACATAGGAAGAACCAGATCCCGAGAAGAAGTCATGGTTCTCATCAGCATTCGGAGACAAAGCTGACAAAATCGCTGGCGATACTCGACATTCATCAGCCGGGAACAATGCTTCATAGCCCAAGTTGTTCAACGCCTTATTGGCGTTATACCGCAGGAAGCGTTTGACATCTTCAGTCCACCCCAACGGGTCATAGAGATCTTCGGTGTAGTGAATCTCGTTCTCATAGAGATCGTAAAGGAGATCGTATGTATACTCCTTGAGCTCTCCTTGCCGCTCCGGCGATTCGTGACGCAGCGCTTGTTGATATTTATAGCCAATGTAATATCCGTGCACCGCTTCGTCACGAATAATTAGCCGGATGATATCCGCAGTATTAGTTAACTTGGCATGGCTTGACCAATACATAGGAAGATAAAATCCGGAATAAAAAAGGAATGATTCCAGCAAGGTGGAGGCAACTTTACGTTTGAGCGGATCGCTACCTTCATAATAGGAAAGAATAATCTTCGCCTTCTTTTGCAGGTTCTCATTCTCCTCCGACCACCGGAATGCCTCATTGATTTCCTTAGTTGAGGCCAGAGTCATGAAGATATTGGAATAGCTCTTGGCATGTACCGATTCCATAAAGGCAATGTTGGTAAGGACCGCCTCCTCATGCAGGCTCACCGCATCCGGCAACATAGCCACCGCACCAACGGTTCCTTGAATAGTGTCAAGTAGCGTTAATCCGGTAAAGACCCGCATTGTTGTTTGTTTTTCCAGATCATTAAGCGTTCCCCAGCTCTTAATGTCATTTGATACTGGAATTTTTTCCGGCAACCAGAAGTTTCCGGTTAGCCGGTCCCATACCTCAAGGTCTTTTTCATCCGGAATGGTGTTCCAGTTGATTGCTCGCACTGGCTTGGGGTGGGTTTGGATATATGCATCCTCAACGCTATTCATAAAGCGCATTCTCCTCGATCCAACAGGACTATCGGTGGTATTAACATTTGTGCGCCAACACACAGAATCACTAGCCGT
The nucleotide sequence above comes from Corynebacterium mustelae. Encoded proteins:
- the nrdF gene encoding class 1b ribonucleoside-diphosphate reductase subunit beta; amino-acid sequence: MNSVEDAYIQTHPKPVRAINWNTIPDEKDLEVWDRLTGNFWLPEKIPVSNDIKSWGTLNDLEKQTTMRVFTGLTLLDTIQGTVGAVAMLPDAVSLHEEAVLTNIAFMESVHAKSYSNIFMTLASTKEINEAFRWSEENENLQKKAKIILSYYEGSDPLKRKVASTLLESFLFYSGFYLPMYWSSHAKLTNTADIIRLIIRDEAVHGYYIGYKYQQALRHESPERQGELKEYTYDLLYDLYENEIHYTEDLYDPLGWTEDVKRFLRYNANKALNNLGYEALFPADECRVSPAILSALSPNADENHDFFSGSGSSYVIGKAENTTDDDWDF